A portion of the bacterium genome contains these proteins:
- a CDS encoding 1-acyl-sn-glycerol-3-phosphate acyltransferase, whose amino-acid sequence MLTPAYPALSGKIFGFNAERDAIVADVVAREYARKASSESALELAINDAAVQEIARLEGSRKSSSLERWRELYRTLGRRPLADKQALYRRLLDDSARDIVGNFNPRVYDFATKAVPYGLTWLFKKQSHLPALSPSLADRIHVEGHVDTLRALAQRGTVILVPTHSSNLDSLVIGYALYHMGLPPFTYGAGKNLFTNALLSFFMHNLGAYKVDRRLTYTLYKDVLKTYSTVLLERGYHSLFFPGGGRSRSNALESKLKLGLVGTGLAAYINNLQAGKANPEVFVVPATLNYHLVLEAETLIDDQLQRVGKSRYIIEDDESAQARRVASFVNQMLKLDTSMVLRFGEPLDPFGNTVGPDGVSRDLRGRAIDLRKYVEVDGVPQHRAQRDAEYTRELGTAIASSYRKNAVVLSTHLVAFALFTLAKELHPHLDLFQLLRLPDDTAYPLAMVCERIDRLRDRLVALAEAGEVVLGDHVRDDGTEALVDQALKIFGVYHTRPLATRQGDEVRLVDLKLLLYYHNRLTGYGLEAALSPQEAHA is encoded by the coding sequence CTCCTCCGAGAGTGCCCTCGAACTTGCGATCAACGACGCCGCCGTGCAAGAGATCGCCCGGCTCGAAGGCTCGCGCAAGTCGAGCTCCCTCGAGCGCTGGCGCGAGCTCTACCGCACGCTGGGGCGCCGGCCCCTCGCCGACAAGCAGGCCCTTTACCGGCGCCTGCTCGATGACTCGGCCCGCGACATCGTGGGCAACTTCAACCCGAGGGTGTACGACTTCGCCACCAAGGCCGTCCCCTACGGGCTCACCTGGCTCTTCAAGAAGCAGAGCCACTTGCCCGCGCTCTCGCCGTCGCTCGCCGACCGGATCCATGTCGAGGGCCACGTGGACACCCTGCGCGCGCTCGCCCAGCGCGGTACGGTGATCCTGGTGCCCACCCACTCGAGCAACCTGGACTCGCTGGTCATCGGCTACGCCCTGTACCACATGGGCCTACCTCCCTTCACCTACGGCGCCGGCAAGAACCTCTTCACCAACGCCCTGCTTTCCTTCTTCATGCACAACCTGGGCGCCTACAAGGTCGATCGCAGGCTCACCTACACCCTCTACAAGGACGTCCTCAAGACCTACTCGACGGTCTTGCTGGAGCGGGGCTATCACTCGCTGTTCTTCCCGGGCGGGGGGCGATCGCGCTCGAACGCCCTCGAGTCCAAGCTCAAGCTCGGCCTCGTGGGCACGGGGCTTGCCGCCTACATCAACAACCTGCAGGCAGGCAAGGCCAACCCCGAGGTCTTCGTGGTGCCCGCCACCCTCAACTACCACCTGGTGCTCGAAGCCGAGACCCTCATCGACGACCAGTTGCAGCGGGTGGGCAAGTCCCGCTACATCATCGAGGATGACGAATCGGCCCAGGCCCGCCGGGTCGCGAGCTTCGTCAACCAGATGCTCAAGCTGGACACCAGCATGGTGCTCCGCTTCGGCGAGCCGCTCGACCCCTTCGGCAACACGGTCGGGCCGGACGGCGTCAGCCGCGATCTGCGCGGACGCGCCATCGACCTGCGCAAGTACGTCGAGGTGGACGGCGTGCCCCAGCACCGAGCACAGCGCGACGCCGAGTACACCCGCGAGCTGGGGACGGCCATCGCTTCGAGCTACCGCAAGAACGCGGTGGTCCTTTCGACCCACCTGGTGGCCTTCGCCCTGTTCACCCTCGCCAAGGAGCTGCACCCCCACCTGGACCTGTTCCAGCTCCTGCGCCTGCCCGACGACACGGCCTACCCCCTCGCCATGGTCTGCGAGCGGATCGATCGCCTACGCGATCGCCTGGTCGCGCTCGCCGAGGCGGGCGAGGTCGTGCTCGGCGATCACGTCCGGGACGACGGGACCGAGGCCCTGGTGGACCAGGCCCTCAAGATCTTCGGGGTCTACCACACCCGGCCGCTCGCCACCCGCCAGGGCGACGAGGTGCGCCTGGTAGACCTCAAGCTCCTGCTCTACTACCACAACCGCCTGACGGGCTACGGCCTGGAAGCGGCGCTCTCGCCCCAGGAGGCCCACGCATGA
- a CDS encoding NAD(P)-dependent glycerol-3-phosphate dehydrogenase: MTTPHGVSVIGGGSWGTTIAHLIAENGHPVKLWMRDPEQVAELNRTHRNARYLGDLPLSPRLLAVSSLEEAARDAATLFIVTPSHSLRTIARELGDHLDGSRILIHGVKGLEPGSFKRMSQLLREETCCRKIGVLSGPNLAKEVAQGQPSATVVASAFQEVIEAGVSMLKSKTFRVYGNDDVVGTELGGTLKNIFAIAAGLAHGLGFGDNTKALLLTRGLTEMTRLGAHMGASAATFSGLSGIGDLMATCFSPLSRNYQVGFRLSKGESLEAITADLRQVAEGVRTTKTVADYARSKGLYLPITQGVARVLFEGATPQQALSGLLEVGRNPFETDAPDREISIL, translated from the coding sequence ATGACGACCCCCCACGGCGTTTCGGTCATCGGGGGCGGCTCGTGGGGCACGACCATCGCCCACCTCATCGCCGAGAACGGACATCCGGTCAAGCTCTGGATGCGCGACCCCGAGCAGGTGGCAGAGCTCAACCGCACCCACCGCAACGCGCGCTACCTGGGGGATCTGCCCCTCAGCCCGCGCCTGCTCGCCGTCAGCTCGCTCGAAGAGGCCGCCCGCGACGCGGCCACCCTCTTCATCGTGACGCCCAGCCACTCGCTCAGGACCATCGCCCGGGAGCTTGGCGACCACTTGGACGGCTCCCGGATCCTGATCCACGGGGTCAAGGGGCTCGAACCCGGCAGCTTCAAGCGCATGAGCCAGCTCTTGCGCGAGGAGACCTGCTGCCGCAAGATCGGCGTGCTCTCGGGCCCCAACCTCGCCAAGGAGGTCGCCCAGGGCCAGCCCAGCGCCACCGTCGTCGCCTCGGCGTTCCAGGAGGTCATCGAGGCCGGGGTCTCCATGCTCAAGAGCAAGACCTTCAGGGTCTACGGCAACGACGACGTGGTCGGCACCGAGCTGGGCGGCACCCTCAAGAACATCTTTGCGATCGCAGCAGGCCTCGCTCACGGTCTGGGCTTCGGCGACAACACCAAGGCTCTCTTGCTGACCCGCGGGCTGACGGAGATGACCCGCCTCGGCGCCCACATGGGGGCCTCGGCCGCGACCTTCTCGGGCCTCTCCGGGATCGGCGACCTGATGGCCACCTGCTTCAGCCCCCTCTCGCGCAACTACCAGGTGGGCTTCCGCCTCTCGAAGGGCGAGAGCCTGGAGGCCATCACCGCCGATCTGCGCCAGGTGGCCGAGGGCGTCCGCACCACCAAGACGGTCGCGGACTACGCCCGCTCCAAGGGCCTGTACCTGCCGATCACCCAAGGCGTGGCCCGGGTTCTGTTCGAGGGCGCGACCCCTCAGCAGGCCCTTTCGGGCCTGCTCGAAGTGGGCCGAAACCCGTTCGAGACGGACGCCCCCGACCGGGAGATCTCGATCCTGTGA
- a CDS encoding zinc-ribbon domain containing protein, producing the protein MFTEQTITCVDCGAQFPFTVSEQEFYAEKGFSNPPRRCKPCRTAAKASREGGAGGFGAARPQRELFDVTCSACGVATKVPFKPNGAKPVYCRDCFRK; encoded by the coding sequence ATGTTTACTGAGCAAACGATCACCTGCGTTGATTGCGGAGCGCAGTTCCCCTTCACCGTTTCCGAGCAAGAGTTCTACGCCGAGAAGGGTTTCAGCAACCCTCCCCGTCGCTGCAAGCCCTGCCGCACTGCGGCCAAGGCCTCCCGTGAGGGTGGCGCCGGCGGCTTCGGTGCCGCCCGTCCCCAGCGCGAGCTGTTCGACGTGACCTGCAGCGCCTGCGGCGTCGCCACCAAGGTGCCCTTCAAGCCCAACGGTGCCAAGCCCGTCTACTGCCGCGACTGCTTCCGCAAGTAA
- a CDS encoding efflux RND transporter permease subunit translates to MIDRLIRFALRQRLLTLILCFMLVGVGLFSFQRLPIDAFPDVTNVQVQILTEAEGLAPAEVERLVTYPIEIEMNGLPKVDQVRSASKFGLSVITVVFHDGVDIYFARQLIAERLNNVQSQMPEGVRPAMGPVATGMGEVFQYSVEGPLSLAERRSIQDWIVRPFLRGVPGVTEVNSLGGLLKQYQVEVRPDRLAAYGLTLHDVMSAVARNNANAAGNYLEHGDEQYLIRGLGLVDRPEELEGAVVATRQGHPVYLRDVARVVEGAAPRQGAATRDGHETVIGIVMKLKGENSREVIGRVKEKLAEANAIMPPGVKLKPFYDQLELVEKAVHTVEKALLEGGVMVVGVLLFFLWNLRSSLIVAVTIPLAMLFAFAMMKLFNLPGNLMSLGGLAIGLGMMVDAAIVMVENIFRHLSEEHGEKPLVETIYHSAIEVGRPVVFAIAIIIVVFLPLFTLQGMEGKMFSPMAFTISFAMLGSLVLALTLVPVLASFWLKGPLSEKENPLFTPVRRAYARSLDWSLRHGGWLLGGAVAALVASFALVPSLGSEFLPKMDEGSSVITASRLPSVSLAKANAQSNAVENILKQFPEVEAVVTRTGRAEVASDPMDVSQSDIFIKLKPREAWVTAKDKEALVEKMQEAVAHVPGIGLSFGEPIAVRVDEMVSGVKSQVAVKIFGEDMTVLAEKAAQVQEALQKVPGAINVKTEQTAGLAQVQIRYDRQAIARYGLAIDDLGEVVAAAIGGRVVTEIQEGQRRVGVAVRLSEQDRNDPDKLGAILVPTPTGARVPLAHLSRITVESGPAMISRENGQRRIVIEANVRGRDIGSFVADAKEALAREVTIPSGYWVTWGGQFESQQRAMATLAVVVPLVIGLIFALLFGTFGSVTQSALILLNIPFALIGGIVALFLTRQHLSVSASVGFIALFGVAVQNGVILVSTFNKLRHEGMPLEEAVREAAAVRLRPVLMTAMVASLGLVPLALSQGIGSEIQRPLAWVVIGGLFTSTALTLFLLPVLYRWLIRWRVKHPVPEPERVPVA, encoded by the coding sequence ATGATCGATCGCCTCATCCGCTTTGCGCTGCGCCAGCGCCTCTTGACCCTGATCCTGTGCTTCATGCTGGTCGGGGTGGGGCTCTTCTCGTTCCAGCGCCTGCCCATCGACGCCTTCCCGGACGTGACCAACGTCCAGGTCCAGATCCTGACCGAGGCCGAGGGGCTCGCCCCCGCCGAGGTCGAGCGCCTGGTCACCTACCCCATCGAGATCGAGATGAACGGCCTGCCCAAGGTGGATCAGGTCCGTTCGGCTTCCAAGTTCGGCCTCTCGGTCATCACCGTCGTCTTCCACGACGGGGTGGACATCTACTTCGCGCGCCAGCTCATCGCCGAGCGCCTCAACAACGTCCAGAGCCAGATGCCCGAAGGGGTGAGGCCCGCCATGGGCCCGGTCGCCACCGGCATGGGCGAGGTCTTCCAGTACTCGGTCGAAGGCCCCCTGTCGTTGGCCGAGCGCCGCTCGATCCAGGACTGGATCGTCCGGCCCTTCCTGCGTGGGGTGCCCGGGGTGACCGAGGTCAACAGCCTGGGCGGCCTGCTCAAGCAGTACCAGGTCGAAGTCAGGCCGGATCGCCTGGCGGCCTACGGCTTGACCCTCCACGACGTCATGAGCGCGGTGGCGCGCAACAACGCCAACGCTGCCGGCAACTACCTCGAGCACGGTGACGAGCAGTACCTGATCCGCGGGCTGGGCCTGGTGGATCGGCCCGAGGAACTCGAGGGGGCCGTGGTGGCCACCCGCCAGGGTCACCCCGTCTACCTGCGCGACGTGGCCCGGGTCGTCGAGGGCGCCGCTCCTCGCCAGGGGGCCGCCACCCGCGACGGCCACGAGACCGTCATCGGCATCGTCATGAAGCTCAAGGGCGAGAACTCGCGCGAGGTGATCGGCCGCGTCAAGGAGAAGCTCGCCGAAGCCAACGCGATCATGCCTCCCGGCGTGAAGCTCAAGCCCTTCTACGACCAGCTCGAGCTGGTGGAGAAGGCGGTCCACACCGTCGAGAAGGCCCTGCTCGAAGGCGGCGTCATGGTGGTGGGGGTTCTGCTGTTCTTCTTGTGGAACCTGCGCTCCAGCCTGATCGTCGCCGTGACGATCCCGCTCGCGATGCTCTTTGCCTTTGCGATGATGAAGCTCTTCAACCTGCCGGGCAACCTCATGAGCCTGGGGGGCCTCGCCATCGGCCTCGGCATGATGGTCGACGCGGCCATCGTCATGGTCGAGAACATCTTCCGCCACCTGAGCGAGGAGCACGGCGAGAAGCCTTTGGTCGAGACCATCTACCATTCGGCCATCGAGGTGGGTCGGCCGGTGGTCTTCGCCATCGCGATCATCATCGTGGTGTTCCTGCCCCTCTTCACCCTCCAGGGGATGGAGGGCAAGATGTTCAGCCCCATGGCCTTCACCATCTCCTTCGCGATGCTGGGCTCGCTGGTCCTCGCCCTGACCCTGGTGCCGGTCCTCGCCTCGTTCTGGCTCAAGGGCCCCCTGAGCGAGAAGGAGAACCCCCTCTTCACCCCCGTGCGCCGGGCCTACGCCCGCTCGCTCGATTGGTCCCTGCGCCACGGCGGCTGGCTCCTGGGTGGCGCGGTCGCGGCCCTCGTGGCCTCCTTCGCCCTGGTGCCGAGCCTCGGCTCCGAGTTCCTGCCCAAGATGGACGAAGGTTCGAGCGTCATCACCGCCTCGCGCCTGCCGAGCGTCTCTCTGGCCAAGGCCAACGCCCAGTCCAACGCGGTCGAGAACATCCTCAAGCAGTTCCCCGAGGTCGAGGCGGTCGTCACCCGCACCGGCCGCGCCGAGGTCGCCTCGGACCCCATGGACGTCAGCCAGTCCGACATCTTCATCAAGCTCAAGCCGCGTGAAGCGTGGGTGACGGCCAAGGACAAGGAGGCCCTCGTCGAGAAGATGCAGGAGGCCGTGGCCCACGTCCCCGGCATCGGTCTGTCGTTCGGCGAGCCCATCGCCGTGCGCGTCGACGAGATGGTCTCGGGGGTCAAGAGCCAGGTGGCCGTCAAGATCTTCGGCGAGGACATGACGGTGCTCGCCGAGAAGGCCGCTCAGGTCCAGGAGGCCCTCCAGAAGGTGCCCGGCGCCATCAACGTCAAGACCGAGCAGACCGCGGGTCTCGCCCAGGTCCAGATCCGCTACGACCGGCAGGCGATCGCCCGCTATGGCCTTGCGATCGACGATCTCGGCGAGGTGGTCGCGGCGGCCATCGGCGGTCGGGTCGTCACCGAGATCCAGGAGGGCCAGCGCCGGGTCGGCGTTGCGGTCCGCCTGAGCGAGCAGGACCGCAACGATCCCGATAAGCTGGGCGCCATTCTGGTGCCCACCCCCACCGGGGCCCGGGTGCCGCTCGCGCACCTCTCGCGGATCACCGTCGAGAGCGGCCCCGCGATGATCAGCCGTGAGAACGGCCAGCGCCGCATCGTCATCGAGGCGAATGTGCGGGGCCGGGACATCGGCTCGTTCGTGGCCGACGCCAAGGAAGCCCTTGCGCGCGAGGTCACGATCCCGAGCGGCTACTGGGTCACCTGGGGCGGCCAGTTCGAGAGCCAGCAGCGCGCCATGGCGACCCTCGCGGTCGTCGTGCCCCTCGTCATCGGCCTGATCTTCGCCCTCCTGTTCGGGACCTTCGGGTCCGTGACCCAGTCGGCGCTGATCCTCTTGAACATCCCGTTCGCCCTGATCGGGGGCATCGTCGCCCTGTTCCTGACGCGCCAGCACCTGAGCGTGAGCGCCTCGGTGGGCTTCATCGCCCTCTTCGGGGTGGCGGTGCAGAACGGGGTGATCCTCGTCAGCACCTTCAACAAGCTACGGCACGAGGGGATGCCCTTGGAGGAGGCCGTGCGCGAGGCGGCCGCGGTCCGTCTGCGGCCGGTCCTGATGACCGCCATGGTCGCAAGCCTCGGCCTGGTGCCCCTGGCCCTGTCGCAGGGCATCGGCTCCGAGATCCAGCGGCCGCTCGCGTGGGTCGTCATCGGGGGGCTCTTCACCTCGACGGCACTGACCCTCTTCTTGCTGCCGGTGCTCTACCGCTGGTTGATTCGCTGGCGCGTGAAGCACCCGGTGCCCGAGCCCGAGCGGGTGCCGGTGGCCTAG